DNA from Balaenoptera musculus isolate JJ_BM4_2016_0621 chromosome 4, mBalMus1.pri.v3, whole genome shotgun sequence:
CAGTTCTTGAGGTTCTTGACAATTGATCCAGTGTCTGCCATCCATTTCATCAGAAAAGCTGTCTCAACCTGGAGTCCCTGACCTGCTGGAGTAGTATGTGAGCTCAAGAGCTGGTCTCCCAAGCCTAAGGAGCTAACTATAGTAATGGAgcctgttgcttttggatggaattaaATCAAATCAGTGGGGGTAACAATCAGTATCTCCTGCTGATTAGAAGCTCTGTTACTTAATAAATGCAGCTCGGTTAATAGTCTTTCAAAACATAAGGTTTACTATGGCCATGAGGTGGGGAGTAATAAAGAACACTTGATGGTGGCAAGGCTGGGAATTACTTTTCTAGGCCAGCATTGTTCTGACTGTGGTCTGCAGACCCCTAGGCCTCCTCAGTGGTGACTGGGCCCCCTGCAAGGCACCcactttgattcatttttatgtatgggttttttttttaaaattatttattttatttatttatgtttggctgcactgggtcttcttgctgtgggctttatctagttgcaacgagcgggggctactcttcgttgcggtgcgcaggcttcttattgcggtggcttctcttgttgcggagcacgggctctaggcgcacgggcttcagtagtcatggcatgcgggctcagtagttgtggctcgcgggctctagagcgcaggctcagtagttgtggtgtacgggcttagttgctccgcagcatgtgggatcttcccggaccagggctcgaacccgtgtcccctgcattggcaggtggattctcaaccactgcgccaccagggaagcccatatgtGTGGGTTTTAATCTATAATAGCATTTGAACAAAAGGGTTACActgctaaaacaaaagaaaacaaatcctgCACCTTGTTACAATGGTCTGTCCTGTGTAAGTAATAAAGTGGGATTCAAGAGCAGAAGTCTTTAGCTTCCTCTAtaaagacaaatgcaaatcatGTCTAGAGGCTTTCTCCTGTCTTCCTCTTAGCTTGATCTGAAGCTTTTATCGTGCTCGGTGAAGGACCTCATGCTTCTCCACTTAGCTCTGTGAGGAGAGGGCGGACGAGTGTGTTATGTGTGTTTATCTATTAGATCCACCTTATCTATATTCATCTACCGAAATGTAATTAACATCATTTGTATCCAGATACACCCCAACTAATCTTGAagcatattttcttccattttagcTTCTGGAAGTACGGAGGATTTAAACAACTCCACTGCTGTCCACAGCCCCTCGGTCAGTGGGACAAAGAGTGTCCATGTTGCTACCATGTTCCCCGACGGTGTCCCAAGGATGCTCCAGTCTTTAGCCATCAGTCCAGGACCTCTAAATGAGACAGAGCATTTCCCTGAGGACTCTGAAATGACCACAACTTCAGCATCAGTCCATTCTTCACCCTCTGAGGCAGGGTGGAGAAGAAACAGTGGAGTAGTCAGGAGCCCAGGGGATGGGGAACTCACTGAGCCATCCACGGAAAATGGAGTTGGCCTTACGTCTTCCAAGGTCTCAGGAGAATTTTGGCAAAATGATTCCCCAAGTAAGTCTTTGATCTTTATTTGATTTATTATGGACATTTTTAAATCGTTGCATTTTCTCAAGGAATCACTTTAAGACCATttgcaacctttaaaaaaaaaaaaccactgtgtTCTTGAATAACACCATCTCCTTTATCTGGTATaccacattatctcattttgattttcatCCTCATGACAATGTTGTGAAATTAGTCAAACAGGCGTCATTCCTCCTGCGTtcttgtagatgaggaaactgaggttcagcgGGTTTAAGTAGTGAGTGCGTGGTCTTTAGCTCACTCACCACAGAGTTGAGACCCCCGCCTTGAGCTCCCACTGCTGGTGCATCTTGTCACTCTGCAGCATATCTTCAAACTGAGAGCTGGCCTGTTCTTTAAAGCTAGCTTCAGTTATCTTACGTACAGATCatctttacaaagaaaatgtGCAGATATAAACATACTCCCTAAATTCATGGTTTTAGTGTACTGCCTATAGTTGAGTTTTTGTTTGCTCTACTTCAAAAttagaataatctttttttaaaaaaaaaaaatctatttatttatttggccgcaccgggtcttagttgcagcacgtgagatcttcgttgtggtgtgcgggatctttttagttgcggcatgcgggatctagttccctgaccagggatggaacccaggccccctgcactgggagcacagagtcttaactgctggaccaccagggaagtccccaaaattagttttattaataatagAACTGTCTTAGAAAAATGCTCTAAGCACAATATTTGGGCACATTGTATTTGATGGACATAACAGCATACTCACTGGCTCATACCACCCCATGTTTTTGGGGAAAGAGAATAAAACACTCAAGCCTATAAGTTACTCTGCTTTGCACATACTGTTTAAAAGCTCCTGTCTTcaccaatttttgtttttagtattgaTCTCTTACTGACACTGAAgagttttgaaataattatttagaaCCTGAAAATGCACGTCAGGTTGCACGTATAGTAAATACTATACAAGGTCCTTGCAAAGGGCACCTTCTCCTAGGGAGGACTCGTGTCTCGGTTGTGGAGGGATCTCTCTTGCATCCATGTGATGGCCTTTTCTCTCTGACACCTTTCAGCCTCCAGAGGACACCAACTCGCCAGCAGCTCTGGTGCGGGGAGTGGCAGCCCCGTGTCTCAGACAGCGACTGTGTCTCGGTCAGTCCCGCCAGCAAGAGGTGGAGAGAGCACTGCTCGCTGGTTCTTGACCGACAGCGAGCCGTTCGCAAATGCGACCGGAAGCTCCACTTCCCATCCTGAGGTTGTGAACGCTTCGGATTTGACCCGGTTTTCAGCCTCCGCCCCACAGTCTCGAGGAAGTGACCCAGCGCCTGGTGAGAGGAACTACTCTGAACCGGCCACCGACTCCTTGTCTTCATCCTCAGAAAGCCTGGGCTCCTCGGCACCACGCGGGGAGCGCTCCAGTGAGTCTCCGTTCACGGAACCGCACCCCGCGGACGGTGGAGGGGTGCCTGGGCTGCGATCTTCTGCCGCGTTAATGAAATAGCTCCGTGGGCCCCTCATAATTCCCGGGCCATCCTTCTAGCTGGTTGATACCGATATCCCTGTATATCCCCCAGTTTTTCTGTTCCATCTCCAAGATGCTGCTGTTGGCACGTGCCCCTCCCACGCACAGCTCCGGGACTTCTCTGCCGTGTCCTTCCACACCGTATagcacccccaccccctgctgtaCCCCCATGCCTGCCGCAATCACACAGCTTCTGGAAGGTGAAAGTATCACCTTCTCGTGAGTGGTTATTCACCCCAGGTCTGGGCTTTCATCGAGAGAAATTCTCCTTTCACCCCCTTTTAAacggctttattgagatataatgcacATTCTATACAATTCACCtacttaaagtgtacagttcagtgggttttagtatattgaCAAAGTTGGGCAACCATCACAACTACCTAAtgccagaacattttcatcacccccaaaaaacTCTGAGCTCATGAGCAGTCTCTCCCCATTCTCTGCTATGCCCAGCCTCTGACATccactaatttactttttgtctctatggacttGCCTCTTCTAGACGTTtcttatacatggaatcatacaatatgtggccttttgtatttttcactcagcatcatgttttcaaggttcatccacattgcagCATGTCAGTGCTTCGTTCCTTTGTATAGCCAAATTCTATTCCATCGTACGGAtgcaccacattttgtttatgcttttatCCATTATTGGATGGGTGGGTTGTTCCCACCTTCTGGCTATTACGAATAGTACTGTTGTGAACATTcaggtacaagtttttgtgtgctCTTGGAATTGCCAGGttatatggcagctctatttctgacctttgaggaactgccaaactgttttccagagtgactgcaccgttttatattcccaccagcaaagtacgagggttccagtttcttaaCACCTTTACCACCACTTGTTATCGTCCAGcttttttgattctagccatcttatagggtgtgaagtggtgtctcaagTGGTGTTGGTTTGCAGTTTTCCCAGCTGACtaatgatggtgagcatcttttcatgtgctcattgaccatttgtatatcttctttggaaaagtctatttagatcttttgacggcttttaaattgggttatttgtctttctttaattgcactgtaagagttctttgtatattctgggtaCTCGTCCTTTATCAGAGATACGATTTGcagacattttctcccattctgtgggttgtcttttcacttccttgatgTTGTCATCTGCAgcacaaattttttaattttgatgaagtccaatctATCAATTTGAGAAAGCTTTTCCTTTGATATTcctttttaataatgtttttggaaaatatttaaaaacaattctcAACAGCCTTATCAATGTAATTGTATGCTGACTAAAGCAAAAATGCAGTAACTTTTCATTTAAGCTTATAATAGGTTTAAATTCTTACCTCTCCACCATTCATAATAGCAGCTCTTTTCCCCCGCTATGAGTACCCTAATTGATGaggaaaattaacatttatcaCTACTGATGTGATGTGGAAAAGCGTACGCTTTATCGTAAAGAATACCACATGTATGGGTGGAggctatttgtgttcttttatgtCTGTGAATGGAAAACACACTATCTGTCTCCTAAACACAAGGAATCCTTTCCGCCCTACCCCTGTGGCGCTCAGAATTTTTGCCATCTCAGACCAGGAGCTCATGTCCCATAGCCTTTACCTCTTCCATCTCTTCAGTACCCTGCACTCTGCAGTCAGGGTGCAGTTGATTGGTGTGGAAAATGTGATCTCAGTGTGAGTGGACCTTGGGGTTCAGTTCTAAAGCACCAGATAAGGAACAGCCTCGTTCCTGAAACTACCTCACTCTGGGTTAACATaatgctttctctcttttcctctgaatAGCCCACAGCTGACTGATTCTGCCATCCAGCTTTCAGAGTTCTTGGTTCGTTCCTTTTTCTGGGTTCAGATGCAGCCCCTCTGTTTCAGGACATGACTTTCCCCTGTGTTAAGTCTGTCAGCCTGACAGTGTTGTTGGCCTAAGTCTTGTGTAACAGAGCCCCGACCATCATTGTCCGTCCCAGCCCTGTCCTCTTTGCCAGGGAAATTGTGCTCGGGTACACTCAACTCTCCAGCCTCTCCTGGTGGACTTTCTGTGGGTCTCTTAAGTCCTGCTGCCTGGGTCAGACCACATCTGTGACTGGGTCCTGGCTTTTTCAGTGCTGCCCCAGGTCACTGTGTGTCCCTGTCCCCATTCCTGTCTGTCAGTTAATGCAAACCTATCATGAAGAGAACCTACACTCAGCTTTGTATCCATTTTCCACCAAGGTAGGTCCATGAGGTGTCAAGGGCTAGACTGGTCTGGGAATAAGAATAAGAATCAGAAAAGAGCCTGTTTGTCTCATTAGATCCAGATATGTAGGCCAAGAAGAATTGGACCTCATTTCCATCATTTCTGAAAAGAAGgatttatttgataatttaatataataatctAAGATTCTTTAAGTTTATAGCATAAAACATATAcccaagaaaggaggaaaaggataCTTATTCATGTGTCACCTGTCCGTGTTCCATCCCtaccaaggaaataaaacatatacatttaaaaaaaaacaaaaacaagcccacCCGTAACCTGCGACCACAATGCCATTTCTCACTGATGTGCTAGGGTGAAGAACTACACTATAGAATGACAGACACTATAGAGTGACAGGCCCTGTGTCGGTCGTGTATCGCTGGTCCTACCAGGAGGTAAAAGCCTTCCAGGTGATACTGGCCTCCCTCCCAGGCCTTGTCGGGTCTAAAGCCCCAGCAGGGTTGTTAGTCTTTTGCCCACTGTTCACCTCTCCCGCTGCCACCACCAATTTCCGTGACATAAACACTATTTATTATGTTATCACCGAGCAGAAATACCGTATCAATCCTGTTCACTAAGTAATAAACCTTCCCATAAATCCAAGCCACCTGAACAGCAACGCTGACCCCCGCGCTGCTTCCTGAGGTTTCGGTCACTGGTGCCTTTGCAAGAACAACACACATTTTGGGTTTTCACCTTGTCAGTTTCAGATAAAAACACTGAGAAAGCGTAGGGAAGCGTCTGGCTCACACAGCCCAGCTCTACGCCCCGAGTGACCGGCCCTCCCCTTTTTGGCCCTCTCGCAGCCACCGAAGACAGTCCTGAGCTGGCCGTCAGTTCCGAAGTGGAGGAGGGGGCTTCTGAGGGGGCGCCCGGAGCCCGCGCTCACAGCCCGCACACCTGGGCTACTTTCACTGGAGTCGGAGAGCGCACGCTGCGATCTCTCACCAAGGGCAGCACGACTCCTGGGGATGTGGAGCGCTCAGCAGCGACGCCCAGAGACGCGGAGCGCCCCACTCAGCGGGGGAACGTGACGGCGACCTGGGACGCCCACCCGGTCTCGGGTTCACTGGCAGCCTCGCGAGTCCTCGGAGGTGACGGAGGTGAGGGGCAGGATCTCTTGCCACATTCCCTCAGCTCATCTGTCAATTTGCTTGTGATCCTAGAGTGACTGAGTTCGCTGTCGACCCAGAAAGTGCCTTACCGGCTCCCTGTGAAGAGGACTTTCCGGGTTCTCCCACCTCCCCAACACTTGCCCCAGGCATTTGCGGTGCTGTCTGCCAGGATGCTTGCAATAAAGAAACCTGGCCATGTTGTGGCTTAGGCCAGTCTCCTGGGAAAGAAATATCTCATTGTACAGAATGGAAAGTTGGGAgggttttcctttttccatttaggcATAACAATTGTtctatttggggtcttaagaGCTTTTCAGATACTAATTTGCTTTCATCAAAAAAGGCCTGTGGAGGGAATCTGGACCTGTTCCCTATTCTTCGGCCCCTGGCCCCGCGTCTCTTTTATTACCATTTCCCCTGCTGCCGCTGTGCTCCTCACAGGAGGGCAGGTCCGCTCACTGTGGACTCAAACCCTGCCTGCCTCCCCGTACTGTCTCTATCCAGAGAAAGTGTGTCACCCCCAGGTGTTCAAGGGTGGGACACTGAAAGTCAGTCTCATAGTGCAGGTTCACAGATGTCTGTTCAGTTTGACCTAACTTTGGTTTTTCCCTTTGCAGTCACTGGAATGAGCTATGATGCAGTGAGCGGCACCCACCCTGAACACGGGACGTCCAGTGACTACACAGACCACACCTACGTCTCAGCTCCTTTCACCAAAGGGGAACGGGCACTGCTGTCCGTTGCAGACCACAGCTCATCCTTGGACGTAAGGGAGAGTTCCACCTCTTCTGTTAAGATCTCAGGCTCTTTGCGTTCAgactcttcttccccttctcaggCTCAGACAGAGAGAAGCAACGTCTCATCCCACGGTGGGGAATACGCTCAGTCTTCCACTGAGGCACTAGTTCTGCGCACGGCCAGCCCTCCATCCCGCACACCCACCGTTAATATGCTGACCACTCTGGTTCTTCTGGACCCGGATGCTGAATCCGTTGGCGATACATCGTTGTCTTCTTCGTCAGGGCCCCCCTTGCCCCAGCCCTCAGTGTCACAGCCCTACCGGTTCTCGTCATCCTTGCCATCGACCAGGGCCTCCACTCACCCACCGCAGTCCGCCCCTGATGTGCCCACACCTTCGTCTTCCTCGCCACCACCCTCACTAGTATCCCTGACAGCATCTGCCCCTGTCTCGCCGTCTGTCTCACAGACAGTCCTCCCACCTTCATCTTCTACCCTGGTCCTGCCCAAGGCAAGGGACACTCCTGTGACTTCAGCTTGGACGTCGATAATGGCATCATCCGTGGCAACGCTCCCCAGCAGTCAAACAGCAGATCCTAAGAACCAGAGCAGCCCACACCTTGAGAAGATCGTTACGGAATCAAAGCCACAGAGCCTGGAGACTGTGCCCGTGGAGACCACGGAAACTGTAACAGTGAGGTCTACTCTGGGGATCCCTTCGCCCCTGGCCTTAACGGAGTCCTCCACTGAGCAAACCCTTCCAGCCACGAGCACCAGCTTAGCCCAGACGTCTCCAGCTTTGATAGCTACCACTCTCCAGACCTCTCATCCCCCCGcgcccagcccccaacccccatcaAGCACAGCATCTCTGACGGGTGGTCCTACCACAGTACAGACAGTGGCTGGAAAACGACTCCCGCCAACCAGTCCTGAAATTCTAGTGGTACGCATCTCAACAGAAGGTGCCGTCACCACAGAAAGGAACCCAGTGAATAGAGATGCTGCCACCGGATCGATCGCCCTGACCAGTGCGCCCACGTCAGCAAAAGAATGGACCACGGGGCTTGCCCCTACAGAAGAGCACAGCCTGGCTTCACGTTTCCTCAGAACATCTCCTTCCCCCCAAAGCACACCTGTTTCTACAGCTAAGGTGTTGACATCTACATCGACCACCTTCACTGCTCAGAGCAGCACCCAGTCGTCCACAGCCCCGTCATCTCCAGCCTCAGGTAGGACGCAGTCGCACAAGCACACTGAGACCGCACGGGGCTCGGGGTGGCTGGTATCCGCCATAGGACAGGGTCTGCTTTGTGATCTCAAATACTTCCTGTTGAAGCacttaaatcagaaaagaatgtCACAGTGACAGTTTTCTCACCCCTGAGTTTCAGAATTCTTcctggagaaagaggagaggatgCCGTTGGCCATGTGTGACATCAGTAGTAGTGCCGTTGTAACTTGTAATGCCCCGTAATTGCAAGAGCTTTTCAAGCATGCCTTTAACTCTAGCAAGGCCAGAGTGGGGTAGTGAAGCGGGACTGAAGGGTGGAAAACTGGAGTCAAGAAGCTTTAGGTGGCCTGTCTGAGACACAGAGTGAGCGGGTGCCTGCTCCCGGATCAGAGCCACGAGCTTCTGAGTTAGTCAGCCAGCCCCCCAGTCACCGGGGAAACTTCTCTTGATCCAGGGGAGCCCAGGCTTCTTTGTCTCCCTAAGATTATGATGTCAGTGGATAAATGTGGGTGGAGAGATGTGTTCAGTGAGAGGATGATGAACTAACCTTTCCCATAGTGACTGTGTGACATTGCCCTTGAGGttatatatctttatatccaTGTTGAAGTTGCTGGGACAAGGGAAATAAAGCCATCCACATGATTCTTTATCACTTAAGGAAAGGTAGAAGGAAGTAGGATGATACCTCCTTTGATGTCAGGGTCAAAATTTGCTGGATATTTAGCTTGTCCAGACTCAGGAAAGGAAAACTCCTATTGGTGAAGGGGTGAAATGGGGactgaagggaggaggggagaagggaagggagttaGAAACGGAGTTCCAACCAGGCAGCCATCATCCAGCTCGTGGCTGGAGGGCCATGGACCCCACGCAGCCCCGCAGAGCCCTGATGCATTGGTGCCCCCTTCGTGCCAGTGGTCCGAGCATTGCTGGGAAATGGAAGCTGGCTCCTTCTTCTGGCAAGTTTGGGACCCCTGCTTCAGGACTCACAGGCTTCATTTCCAGATGCCAAATATATTCCAATACCAGGTAGAACATAATTCACAAGTGTCCCTTAAAGCCAATTGTAGTCATTGCAGTGATAACTATAGGTGAGTATTAGGAACATTGTTACTGGCTGTTGCTGTGTGTTTTGTGACAGAGTCCATGGGTGCAGTGTTTGTACATATAGGTGCTATGCTCATGCAGGTGATCTTAGGTAGATATGAAGTAGCAATGAGGAGCAGGGACACCATCTTCAGGTTTAGCCCATTTGTCTTCAGGGTTATTCTGGAGTAAGAACTCTTGActtctgccttctctttctcattctacCACTGACTTTTCTCCTTGGAGATGATTGTTCTCCTTCTGTTATGAGTTTTGGCTTTTCTAAATGTGCTTCAGAAACCTTTATTCGGCAGTTATTGTATAACTGTAGCATGACAAGGCCAGTTATACAGACCCAAACAGAGAGTGTGGTCACCGCACCTGGGAGCTGGGAGTCCAAGAGTTCAGTGGAGCTTGTGCATCGCCAGGGCCTGGATGAATTAGACGGGCTCATGGTCACACCGCGTAAAGAGAGGGTATCGTAGTGCTCACCTGCAGGCATTGTTCTGAATGACTGCATGTTGTGTGGAGGCCCGGTTACAGCGTGAGAcctttagaaaagagaaaacttggaGCAGGGAGGATGGTTGATCAGGCATCATTTTCTCCTTAACGTGTGTTTTAAATTGGCATTGATTCAAGTAGAATTTAAGTATCCCAAGGCAATGTAATCATCGTTCCCGAGCCGAGGGACTTGTAAGCAGTATTTGGATTTGAACCAGCTCCTGCATTTAGGGATCCAACTGTCTAACACGTGTGTATGTACACAGCTAGTGCCAGCATCCAGTCCCAATACATCTCTTCTGCACCTCTGGGAACCCATTCTGTTTCATAGTGTGGCCTCTCAGGGCAAGTACACAGAAATAAGCAAGAATCAAATATTAGCTGGGAGAATTAAATATTTACCTAGCACTGCCCTTACCTTTCCTGTGTGATTAACTGCTCTGTATCTGCAATGTGTTTTCAGTTAACAGCTGTGCCACTAACCCTTGTCTTCATGATGGGAAATGCGTTGTGGACCCCACCAGCCGTGGGTACCAGTGTGTGTGCTCACCTTCCTGGCAAGGAGATGACTGCAACGTGGGTAAGAGGAAGAGTCATCTGCGGTGGTCTACAATACAGTATCACATTGAGATAGGCAGTAAACTCCCTTTTCCTCCAAAAGGTAGGGgagtaagattttaaaattcatacccTGCTTACTTGAGAATTAGCATGCTTATGTGTTGTCTGCAGGGCAACGTCGTCAGACAATGACATTGACGAGCCTCCACGATCTGGCTCCCTTATGCGGgctccctccatccctgccacaCTGGACCGCCCACCATTCCCTGAAAACCCCTACACTTTCCTGCTCCAGACCTTCACTGTGCTGGTGCCCCAGCCTAGAATCCCCCTACCCACATCTgctgattaaaattcttccagtcTTAGTCCAGATGTTATTTGAAATAGTCCTTAATTCTCCCTTCCATCAAAATCATTACTTTCTCTTTACTTTCAAATCCTGCCTTATATTTATAGTTAGTTGTACTCATGGCTGCCCCCACCCTCAGTAGACTGGTAGCACCTTGAGAACAAGGGTAGTATCTACTCGTTTCCAGGCCCCATCACGCCCAGTGCCATTTGGCCCTTAGAAGTGCCCCTTGTACTGGATTATGATTGTG
Protein-coding regions in this window:
- the HEG1 gene encoding protein HEG homolog 1 isoform X2, which produces MASPPPPLLLLLLPLLLLLPPAAPGTRGQSPSPGGAGPAGSPEPGPERELPLPPERHGPAPPGHRQTIPAPGVATRPGPSGRAPGGRSAAAVKNHWLESNTEQLHTENITFDQNQVDFSTVVSKEDVMVPTPRKSHASSDAPENFTPQTETAATGRSDSSRRTDFTISPVGPERAAALTSQSSTLALGKHHPPSSSSGSEGRTAPPHTESGTSWGSPARGQGLPEEVTVHTQVAATSVLTQSSLPAVEGGEETTLPRQRNSSGPELSWLPLSRTPAYFPPSDQSASSGSTEDLNNSTAVHSPSVSGTKSVHVATMFPDGVPRMLQSLAISPGPLNETEHFPEDSEMTTTSASVHSSPSEAGWRRNSGVVRSPGDGELTEPSTENGVGLTSSKVSGEFWQNDSPTSRGHQLASSSGAGSGSPVSQTATVSRSVPPARGGESTARWFLTDSEPFANATGSSTSHPEVVNASDLTRFSASAPQSRGSDPAPGERNYSEPATDSLSSSSESLGSSAPRGERSTTEDSPELAVSSEVEEGASEGAPGARAHSPHTWATFTGVGERTLRSLTKGSTTPGDVERSAATPRDAERPTQRGNVTATWDAHPVSGSLAASRVLGGDGVTGMSYDAVSGTHPEHGTSSDYTDHTYVSAPFTKGERALLSVADHSSSLDVRESSTSSVKISGSLRSDSSSPSQAQTERSNVSSHGGEYAQSSTEALVLRTASPPSRTPTVNMLTTLVLLDPDAESVGDTSLSSSSGPPLPQPSVSQPYRFSSSLPSTRASTHPPQSAPDVPTPSSSSPPPSLVSLTASAPVSPSVSQTVLPPSSSTLVLPKARDTPVTSAWTSIMASSVATLPSSQTADPKNQSSPHLEKIVTESKPQSLETVPVETTETVTVRSTLGIPSPLALTESSTEQTLPATSTSLAQTSPALIATTLQTSHPPAPSPQPPSSTASLTGGPTTVQTVAGKRLPPTSPEILVVRISTEGAVTTERNPVNRDAATGSIALTSAPTSAKEWTTGLAPTEEHSLASRFLRTSPSPQSTPVSTAKVLTSTSTTFTAQSSTQSSTAPSSPASVNSCATNPCLHDGKCVVDPTSRGYQCVCSPSWQGDDCNVDVNECLSNPCPPLAMCNNTQGSFTCRCPVGYQLEKGICNLVRTFVTEFKLKKMFLNTTVEKHSDLREVENEITKTLNVCFSTLPGYTRSTAHASREPSVVVMSLQTTFSLASNVTLFDLADGLQKCVNSCRASAEVCQLLGSQRRIFRAGSLCKRKTPECDKETSICTDLDGVALCQCKSGYFQFNRMDHSCRACEDGYRLENETCMSCPFGLGGLNCGNLVPRFHSSLLTENILQTGAGRTSSPLKSLSP
- the HEG1 gene encoding protein HEG homolog 1 isoform X1, with amino-acid sequence MASPPPPLLLLLLPLLLLLPPAAPGTRGQSPSPGGAGPAGSPEPGPERELPLPPERHGPAPPGHRQTIPAPGVATRPGPSGRAPGGRSAAAVKNHWLESNTEQLHTENITFDQNQVDFSTVVSKEDVMVPTPRKSHASSDAPENFTPQTETAATGRSDSSRRTDFTISPVGPERAAALTSQSSTLALGKHHPPSSSSGSEGRTAPPHTESGTSWGSPARGQGLPEEVTVHTQVAATSVLTQSSLPAVEGGEETTLPRQRNSSGPELSWLPLSRTPAYFPPSDQSASSGSTEDLNNSTAVHSPSVSGTKSVHVATMFPDGVPRMLQSLAISPGPLNETEHFPEDSEMTTTSASVHSSPSEAGWRRNSGVVRSPGDGELTEPSTENGVGLTSSKVSGEFWQNDSPTSRGHQLASSSGAGSGSPVSQTATVSRSVPPARGGESTARWFLTDSEPFANATGSSTSHPEVVNASDLTRFSASAPQSRGSDPAPGERNYSEPATDSLSSSSESLGSSAPRGERSTTEDSPELAVSSEVEEGASEGAPGARAHSPHTWATFTGVGERTLRSLTKGSTTPGDVERSAATPRDAERPTQRGNVTATWDAHPVSGSLAASRVLGGDGVTGMSYDAVSGTHPEHGTSSDYTDHTYVSAPFTKGERALLSVADHSSSLDVRESSTSSVKISGSLRSDSSSPSQAQTERSNVSSHGGEYAQSSTEALVLRTASPPSRTPTVNMLTTLVLLDPDAESVGDTSLSSSSGPPLPQPSVSQPYRFSSSLPSTRASTHPPQSAPDVPTPSSSSPPPSLVSLTASAPVSPSVSQTVLPPSSSTLVLPKARDTPVTSAWTSIMASSVATLPSSQTADPKNQSSPHLEKIVTESKPQSLETVPVETTETVTVRSTLGIPSPLALTESSTEQTLPATSTSLAQTSPALIATTLQTSHPPAPSPQPPSSTASLTGGPTTVQTVAGKRLPPTSPEILVVRISTEGAVTTERNPVNRDAATGSIALTSAPTSAKEWTTGLAPTEEHSLASRFLRTSPSPQSTPVSTAKVLTSTSTTFTAQSSTQSSTAPSSPASVNSCATNPCLHDGKCVVDPTSRGYQCVCSPSWQGDDCNVDVNECLSNPCPPLAMCNNTQGSFTCRCPVGYQLEKGICNLVRTFVTEFKLKKMFLNTTVEKHSDLREVENEITKTLNVCFSTLPGYTRSTAHASREPSVVVMSLQTTFSLASNVTLFDLADGLQKCVNSCRASAEVCQLLGSQRRIFRAGSLCKRKTPECDKETSICTDLDGVALCQCKSGYFQFNRMDHSCRACEDGYRLENETCMSCPFGLGGLNCGNPYQLITVVIAAAGGGLLLILGIALIVTCCRKNKNDISKLIFKSGDFQMSPYAEYPKNPRSQEWGREAIEMHENGSTKNLLQMTDVYYSPTGVRNPELERNGLYPAYTGLPGSRHSCIFPGQYNPSFISDESRRRDYF